Below is a genomic region from Mesorhizobium sp..
GTCGCCCATCACGAGCCGCATGCCGCTCTCGACGTCCGGCCGGTGACGGATCGTCACGCGATGCATCACCTCTTCGATCGTCTGGTCGGCGCCGAACCTTTCCCGCACGACGATCGGCTGCAGCCGTGCGAACACGGTCGCGATCTCTGTCCAGGTCTCGGCAAAGCCGCCGGCGCCGTCCGGTGTCGTCGTGGCCTGTTCGAGCACCAGTTCGGTGCTCATCTCGCCCGGATCGATGGTCTCGCGCATCACAGCCGTCCCGTCCTGTAGCCGGCGATCAGCCGGTCGAAGCCGGATGGGATCGACGACGGCCGGCCCACCGTGCCGTGGCCGGCGCGTATCTCATACCAATAGGCGGTGAGCAGCAGCACCGCCCGCCTGAGCTGGTCGGGCACGTCGGTTCCGGCCTCGCCGAAGCCTGCGACGAAATCGACCTCGATGCCGTTGAGCCTGCGCTCCGGCGCCGGCGGCGCCATGAAATGCAGCCGCGCCGGGCGGCTGACGAGATCGGCTTCGTAGCC
It encodes:
- a CDS encoding phage head closure protein; the protein is MRETIDPGEMSTELVLEQATTTPDGAGGFAETWTEIATVFARLQPIVVRERFGADQTIEEVMHRVTIRHRPDVESGMRLVMGDRILQILTAHDPDETGRYLICRTKEQGR